One part of the Solanum dulcamara chromosome 3, daSolDulc1.2, whole genome shotgun sequence genome encodes these proteins:
- the LOC129881419 gene encoding trihelix transcription factor PTL-like, translating to MEDQYGMADLRQYMNGGRSIFGSIQQVPPPELLPVTSHQQQQHRNLGPGHHQYEMVIDMAQVPSSSSAHGLTTIHHNHHHQHEFLTDSSNPVAVTTGTTTSAGFSGMDQMETGGGGGGDGSGRWPRQETLTLLEIRSRLDSKFKEANQKGPLWDEVSRIMSEEHGYQRTGKKCREKFENLYKYYKKTKEGKAGRQDGKHYRFFRQLEALYGETSNNISSASASEALHQGSYFSYNPVNNINQDPHNFHHHHAPKLSDSMSLSNSSEFNTSSSDDSDQDKMSKKRRGKRSLKAKIKDFIDGQMRKLMEKQEAWLEKMMKMIEHKEQERILREEEWRNQETIRMEREHKFWANERAWIEARDAALMEAVHKLSGKDLKSNSSNPCILDEEIVEIQGQNDNSLKDDIDQHWPDSEITRLIQLRTSMESRFQQLGISSSRDDDDHDDDDNDDDHVLWEEISAKMAILGYDKSATMCKKKWGRINSYLMKCNKKRKDQNSTSLLCYNSNVQINHQYYEADGSSCFRYLMGDHADNHHHQNLWDNYELKLSKGGGDGGGDNN from the exons ATGGAGGATCAGTACGGAATGGCAGATCTAAGACAATACATGAACGGAGGAAGGTCGATTTTCGGTTCCATCCAACAAGTACCACCACCAGAGTTGTTACCTGTTACTTCTcaccagcaacaacaacataggAATCTCGGGCCGGGCCATCACCAATATGAGATGGTGATAGATATGGCCCAAGTTCCTTCGTCTTCATCTGCTCACGGGCTTACTACTATCCATCATAATCATCACCACCAACACGAGTTTCTTACAGACTCGAGTAATCCTGTAGCTGTTACTACAGGTACTACTACGAGTGCTGGATTTAGCGGGATGGATCAGATGGAGAcgggtggtggtggtggtggagatGGAAGCGGGCGGTGGCCCAGACAAGAGACACTTACACTACTTGAAATCAGATCAAGATTGGATTCAAAATTCAAAGAAGCTAATCAAAAAGGTCCCTTATGGGATGAAGTTTCAAG GATTATGTCTGAGGAACATGGATACCAAAGGACTGGAAAGAAGTGTAGAGAGAAATTTGAGAACTTGTACAAGTACTACAAGAAGACTAAAGAAGGGAAAGCTGGAAGACAAGATGGTAAACACTATCGATTTTTTCGACAACTCGAAGCTTTATATGGTGAAACAAGCAATAATATTTCCTCAGCCTCAGCTTCAGAAGCTCTTCATCAGGGAAGTTATTTTTCTTACAATCCCGTTAACAACATCAATCAAGAtcctcataattttcatcatcaTCACGCTCCTAAGCTCTCTGATAGCATGAGTCTCTCAAATTCATCTGAATTCAACACGAGTTCCTCAGACGATAGTGATCAAGACAAGATGAGCAAGAAGAGAAGGGGGAAGAGGAGCTTGAAGGCGAAAATAAAAGATTTCATTGATGGACAAATGAGGAAGTTGATGGAGAAACAAGAAGCATGGTTggagaaaatgatgaaaatgattgagCATAAAGAACAAGAAAGGATATTGAGAGAAGAAgaatggaggaatcaagagacGATTCGTATGGAAAGGGAACATAAATTTTGGGCTAATGAGAGAGCATGGATAGAAGCACGCGATGCTGCTTTGATGGAGGCTGTGCACAAGCTAAGTGGGAAAGATTTGAAGAGTAATAGTAGTAACCCGTGTATTCTTGATGAAGAAATTGTTGAAATTCAAGGTCAGAATGATAATAGTCTGAAAGATGACATTGACCAACATTGGCCTGATAGTGAAATTACTAGGTTAATACAACTTAGGACTAGCATGGAATCAAGATTTCAACAATTGGGGATTTCATCATCAAGAGATGACGATgatcatgatgatgatgataatgatgacgaTCATGTCTTATGGGAAGAAATTAGTGCAAAAATGGCTATTTTGGGATATGACAAAAGTGCTACAATGTGCAAGAAAAAATGGGGCAGAATCAATAGTTACCTAATGAAGtgcaacaagaaaagaaaagatcaaAATTCAACAAGTTTGTTATGTTACAATAGTAATGTCCAAATCAACCATCAATATTATGAAGCTGATGGATCATCATGTTTTAGGTACTTAATGGGAGATCATGCTgataatcatcatcatcaaaactTATGGGATAATTATGAATTGAAATTAAGCAAAGGTGGTGGTGATGGCGGCGGCGACAATAACTGA